From one Gammaproteobacteria bacterium genomic stretch:
- the pssA gene encoding CDP-diacylglycerol--serine O-phosphatidyltransferase has product MSDPIKPHRGIYLLPNLFTTAALFAGFYAIIAAMSGQFNNAALAILIAMILDGLDGRVARMTNTQSDFGAEYDSLSDMVSFGLAPALVVYEWALVHIPGWSWANIGWLVAFLYTACGALRLARFNTQVGTADKRFFQGLASPAAAAIMVCMVWVGNDMGYSGEELSTLALVVTLFSGLLMVSRFPYYSFKDFNAKQKIPFMTLLAVVLIFVLTSIDPPKVIFLVMLAYALSGPLWSGYRWYRKRGRDVTESSDK; this is encoded by the coding sequence ATGAGCGATCCAATAAAACCCCATCGCGGCATCTATCTGTTGCCCAATCTCTTTACCACTGCGGCTCTGTTTGCCGGTTTTTACGCCATTATTGCCGCCATGAGTGGCCAATTTAATAATGCTGCGCTGGCCATTTTAATTGCCATGATATTGGATGGTCTGGATGGCCGTGTGGCACGCATGACCAATACACAGAGCGATTTTGGGGCGGAGTACGACAGCCTCTCCGATATGGTGTCTTTTGGTCTGGCTCCGGCTTTGGTGGTTTATGAGTGGGCTTTGGTACACATTCCAGGTTGGAGTTGGGCCAATATCGGTTGGTTGGTGGCTTTTCTCTACACCGCCTGCGGTGCGCTGCGTTTGGCGCGTTTTAATACTCAGGTGGGGACGGCGGACAAACGCTTTTTCCAAGGTTTGGCCAGTCCAGCAGCGGCAGCGATTATGGTCTGTATGGTTTGGGTCGGAAACGACATGGGTTACAGTGGCGAAGAGTTGTCAACTTTGGCGCTGGTGGTGACGCTGTTTAGCGGTCTGTTAATGGTGAGCCGTTTTCCCTATTACAGTTTCAAAGATTTTAATGCCAAACAGAAGATCCCGTTTATGACCTTGTTGGCGGTGGTTTTGATCTTTGTTTTGACCTCCATTGATCCGCCCAAAGTGATTTTTTTGGTGATGCTGGCCTACGCGCTTTCCGGCCCTCTTTGGAGTGGTTATCGTTGGTATCGAAAACGCGGGCGTGACGTCACGGAATCAAGCGACAAATAG